The DNA sequence CGCCACCCCGAGCGGTACGGCCGGCCGGAAGCGGGGCCGCGGGGCTCAGTCGACGAGCTCCTCGGCGAGCAGGTCCATCAGCAGGCCGTCGTGCCAGGTGCCGTCGGGGCCGCGCTCGTAGCGGCGCATGATGCCGACCGGGCGGAAGCCGACCTTGGTGTAGCAGCGGATCGCGGCGTGGTTGTCCGCGGCCGGGTCGATGGCGAGCCGGTGGTGGCCGCGGTCGTGGATGAGGTGGCGGGCGAGGGTGCGGACCGCGTCGGTGCCGAGGCCGCGCCCGTGCACCGCCGGGTCGAGGTAGATGTCGATGCCCGCGTGCCGGTAGGTCGGCTCGGTCTGCTCCCACCACTGGATCGCGCCGACCACCCGGCCCGCGTACTCGATCACCAGCGTCTCCGTGCCCGGGTCGGAGATCTCGTCGGCGACCTGGGCCGCCATGTCGCTCGCCGTACCCCAGCGCGCGGCCACCTCGGGGGTGGCCCGGATGCGCACGAGTTCCGGCAGGTCACCTGGCTCGGTCGGGCGCAGGGTCACGAGCGCGCCGCGCAGAGGCTCCGCCATGTCCCGACCGTACCGCCGCCGTGCCCGCCCTGTCGCGGGTGATGACCGTGGCCGCCCGGCCCGGAGCCCGGGCGGCCACGGACGCGCTCACCCGTCGTCCCTCTTCTTGCTCGGATCGTGCCGGTAGAACTCGACGTACTCCGGCGGCAGCGGGGTGTTGCCGAGGATGAGGTCGGCGGCCTTCTCCGCGATCATCATCGTGGGCGCGTAGATGTTGCCGTTGGTGATGTACGGTATCGCCGACGCGTCCACCACCCGCAGTCCTTCCACGCCGTGCACCTTCATCGACCTCGGGTCGAGCACGGACATGTCGTCCACGCCCATGCGGCAGGTGCACGAGGGGTGGAGGGCGGTCTCCGCGTCCCGGGCCACCCAGTCGAGGATCTCCTCGTCGGTCTCCACCTCCGGCCCGGGGGACAGCTCACCGCCGTCGAGCTCGGCGAACGCGGGTTGGCTCATGATGTGGCGGGTGTGCCGGATCGCCTCCACCCACTCCCGCCGGTCCTGCTCGGTGGACAGGTAGTTGAACCGCAGCGCGGGCTTCACCCGCGGATCGGCCGACCTGATCTTCACCCAGCCGCGCGCGTCGGAGTACATCGGCCCGACGTGCACCTGGTAGCCGTGGCCCTCGGCGGGCCGGGTGCCGTCGTAGCGCACGGCGATCGGCAGGAAGTGGAACATGATGTTCGGGTAGAGGACATCATCATTTGAGCGGATAAATCCCCCCGCCTCAAAGTGATTGGTCGACCCCGGCCCCGAACGGCCGAACAGCCACCGCGCGCCGACGAACGGCCGCCGCCACATCGCCAGGTGCGGCGCCATCGACACCGGCTGGGTGCACGCGTGCTGGACGTACACCTCCAGGTGGTCCTGCAGGTTCTGCCCCACCCCGGGCAGGTGCTGCACGATCGGGATGTTCAGGTCCTTCAGGTCCCGCGCGTCCCCCACCCCGGAGAGCTGGAGCAGCTGCGGGGACGCGATCGCGCCCGCGCAGAGGATCACCTCGCCCGCGCGGATCACCTCGCGGCCGCACTCCACCCCGACCGCCCGGTTCCCGTCGAACACGATCCGGCTGACGAAGGCCCGGGTGCGCACCTCGAGGTTGGGCCGGCGTTTGGCCGGATAGAGGTAGGCGCGGGCCGCGCTCCACCGCCGCCCGTGCCGGATGTTGCGGTCGAAGGTGGAGAACCCCTCCTGCCGGTACCCGTTGACGTCGTCGGTGAGCTCGTACCCGGCCTGCTGCACCGCCGCGAAGAACGCCTCGAACAGCGGCCCCCTGGCCGGACCGCGCTCGAGCACGAGCGGCCCGCCGTGCCCGCGGAACGGCGCGTCCCGCTCCGACACCGGGCCGGTGCAGTTCTCCATCTTCTTGAAGTACGGCAGGCAGTGCGCGAAGTCCCAGGTCTCCATCCCGGCGTCGGCCGCCCACTTCTGGTAGTCGAGCGGGTTGCCGCGCTGGAAGATCATGCCGTTGATGCTGCTCGACCCGCCGAGCACCTTGCCACGCGCGTGGTAGATGCGCCTGCCGTGCATGTACGGCTCGGGCTCGGTCTCGTACCGCCAGTCGTAGAACCGGCTCCCGATCGGGAACATCAGCGCGGCCGGCATGTGGATGAACACGTCCCACCGGTAGTCGGGCCGGCCCGCCTCCAGCACGAGGACCCGGACCTCCGGGTTCTCGGTCAGCCGCGCCGCCAGCGCCGATCCGGCGGATCCGGCGCCGACGATGACGAAGTCGTACATCCCGCGGCTCACCGCGGCAGCCGCCCCTTCCCGGCACCGGGAGCGGCCTCACCCCGCCTCCCCGGGGTCTCGCCCACCCGCGTCCGGTGGGCCGGCACGTCGTCGGTCCACCACGGCGGCGCCGTACCCGGGCCGGTCCGGCCCGCCGGCCTGCGTCGAAGTCTCATGCGGCGACCCTCTTCTTCCTCCGTTCGGCCCCGGATCCCTGGGTGATCCGGTCGAGCATGACCCCCAGGAGGACGATGGCGATACCGGCCGCGAAGCCCTTGCCGAAGTCCTCGTACTGGGAGAAGCCCGCCACCACGTCGTAACCCAGAGCGCCCGCGCCGACAAGACCGCCGACCACCACGACCGCGAGGACCATGATGATCCCCTGGTTCACGGCGAGCAGCAGCGCGCGCTTCGCCATCGGAAGCTGGACCTTCCACAGCAGCTGGCGCGGGGTGGAGCCGGCCGACGTCGCCGCCTCGACCACGGTGGCGGGTACGGCCCGCAGGCCGTCCTCGATTAGGCGGGCGACCGGAGGCACCGCGTAGATCACCGAGGCGGCGATCGCGGTGAACCGGGAGGGGGAGAACAGGGCGAGTGCGGGCAGCAGGTAGACGAACGACGGCATGGTCTGCGCCGCGTCGAGCACCGGCCGCAGCAGCGTGGAGAACCGGTCGTGCCGCGCCGAGGCGATGCCGAGCGCGAGCCCGAAGACCACGGTGAGCACGGTCGCCACCAGCACCATGGTGAGCGTCTCCATGCTGTGCTGCCACAGGCCGAGCACGGCCGTCGCGAGCAGGCACCCCGTCGCGGTGAGCGCCGCCCGCATGCCGCTCACCTTCAGCGCCAGGGCGAACACCGCCCCGGCGAGCAGCCACCACGGCGAGGTGGTGAGCACCGTCTGCAGCGGGTTGAGCAGGTAGTCGCTGACGGTGTCCTTGATCCAGTTCGTGGCGGCGTACCAGTTGGTCTCGATCCACAGCGTGGCGGCGTTCACGTGCGGGGCGAGCGGGTACTGCCACTGCGCCGGGAACGCCTCGGGCAGCGCCCGGGAGACCGCGACGCCCGCGACCGCGGCCACGCCGGCGACCGCCCAGCGCACCCGCCCGGGGATGCGCCCGCGCCACCGCGGTGCGGCACCACCGCCGCCGGATCCCGTGCCGCGCACCCGGGTCAGGCGGTCGAGCACGACCGCCATGATCACGATGGCGATGCCGCCGTCGAACAGCGCCCCGGTGTTGGTCCGGGACAGCGCGCTGATGATCTTCTCGCCGAGACCCGGGGCGTCGATCAGCGCGGTGATCACGACCATCGAGATCGCCATCATGATCGTCTGGTTGACGGCGAGCAGGATGGTCGAGCGGGCCATCGGCAGCCGCACCTTGATGAGGGTCTGCCACCAGGTGGCCCCGATCGACCGGGACGCCTCGATCGCGGCCGGGGAGACCTGGCGGATGCCGAGCGCGGCGATCCGGATCGCGGGCGGGATCGAGTAGATCATGGTGGCGACCGTCGCCGAGGGCGCGCCGATGAGGAAGAACAGCGTCATCGGCGCGAGGTAGGCGAAGGTCGGCATGATCTGCATCACGTCGAGGATCGGCGTGAGGAACCGCCGGACCCGCTCCGAGTACCCCGCCCAGACGCCGAGCGGCAGCCCGATCAGCAGCGACAGCAGCACGGCGGCGAGCACCAGGGCGAGGGTGTCGACCGCCATCTCCCACACGCCGAGCACGCCGAACGAGGCGAACCCGGCGAGCGCCAGCAGGGCGAGCCGCGGGCCGCCGAGCGCCCAGCCCAGCGCCCCGGCGGCGACGATCAGACCCGGCCAGCCCATCGCGTGCAGGCCGGTCTGCAGCGCGGTCACCAGCACGTCGATGAACAGCCGGATGTAGTTGATGAAGAACAGGAAGATCGGGCTGCTGTTGCGGTTCGCGTCCACCCAGTCCCGGGCGTCGCGCAGGATGGCGAAGGCCCGGGCGTCCTCGTCGTGCGGGAGCACCGCCTCGCCCGCGAACAGCAGGTAGAGCACGACGGCGAGGGTGACGCCCCCGGCCCAGGGCACCCAGCCCGGCACCCGGACGCGGCGGGCGGGTTGCGCGGCCGGGGCCTTCGCGGTCACCGGCGGGGGTGAGACGACCGGTGCGGGGCTGGTCATGACGCGCCGCCCCCGACCTTCCCGGCGACCGGGCCGCGCACGCCGTTCGTCCCGTTGCGGGCGAGCGCCTGGAGGATGTCGACCCGGTCGACCACGCCGACCACCTCGTCGCCCGACACCACCCGGATCGGCCGGGCGCTGGCGAGCACGGCCGGTACGGCGTCGCGGATCAGCGTGTCCACCGGCAGCGGCGGCCCGTCGAGCGGCTCGCCCGCCTCCGGCTTGCGGCAGATCCAGCGCAGCGACAGCACGCCGTCCCGGGGCACGTCGCGGACGAAGTCGGCGACGTAGTCGTCGGCCGGGGCGGCCACCAGCTCCTCCGGCGTGCCGATCTGGACGATCTTGCCGGCCCGCATGATGGCGATGCGCTCGCCCAGCTTGAGCGCCTCGGCGAGGTCGTGCGTGATGAACACCATGGTCTTGCCGACCTCGCGGTGCAGGCGCATCACCTCGGCCTGCATGTCGCGCCGGATCAGCGGGTCGAGGGCGCTGAACGGCTCGTCGAACAGCAGCACCGCCGGGTCGACGGCGAGCGCGCGGGCGAGGCCGACGCGCTGCTGCATGCCGCCGGAGAGCTGGTCGGGGTAGGAGTCGGCGTGGCCGGCGAGGCCGACCAGCTCGAGCATCTCGGCGGCGCGGCGGTGCCGTACCGCCTTGCCCACGCCCTGGATCTCCAGGCCGTAGGCGACGTTGTCGATCACCTTGCGGTGCGGCAGCAGGCCGAAGTGCTGGAAGACCATGCTGACCCGGTGCCGGCGCAGCTCGCGCAGCCGGGACGGGGAGGCGGCGCGGACGTCCTCGCCGTCGATGCGGATCTCACCCGCGGTCGGCTCGATGAGCCGGGTCAGGCACCGGACCAGGGTCGACTTGCCGCTGCCGGAGAGGCCCATGACGACGAAGACCTCTCCGGGAGCGACGGAGAAGCTGACATCCCGGACAGCGGCGGTACATCCGGTCCTGGCGCGGAGCTCGGCGGGCTCCAGCTGGGCGTCCGGGGTCCCGACGATGCGATCCGCCTTCGGTCCGAAAATCTTCCACAGCGAGCGCACCTCGATCGCCGCTGTCTGTTCCGGCATGGTGCTCCTAATTCGGGGGTTCGGGAGTCTGGCGCCCGCGAGGTGGGCCACAGCCCGATCCCGCGCCCGGTCCGACATCGACGCGCTTTCAGACCCAGCCGGGTGTTTCGCCGTCCCCAGCGAGCACCACAGTGTCCTGCAACAGGATCGAAGCTAAAACGTCGACGCGTCAATACGGGCGTAACCCGAAAGAGCACCCCCTGATTGTGACCAACTGGAGATATGCCATATATCTATGGAATGGGCGCGCCGCGCCGGTGCGCATTCAGGCGCGCCCGTAGGCGTCCTCCAGGCGCTCGATGTCCTCCTCGTCGAAGTGCCCGAAGGCGATCTCCAGAATTCGCGCCGGAGCCTCGCCCTCACAGCTCAGCCGGTGCAGCTGCCGGGCGCGGATCAGCACCCGATCCCCCACGTCGGGCCTGGTCACCTCGCCGTCGATCTCGAACACGAGGCCGGGATCGAGCGCCACCCACAGCTCGTCGCGATGCTCGTGCCGCTGCAGGCTCAGCTTCTGGCCGGGCCGTACCGTGATGATTTTGACCGTCGAGGGCTCGTTGAGGGTGAAGCGCTCGAACGCGCCCCACGGCCGCTCGTCACGTACCACGGCGCCGAGCCGGTCGATCTCCAGCACGTGCCCCTCCTATCTGCTCACCGCGCACCGTCGCGCGGTCGTCGTTACCCGATGGGCGATCGGCAGGCAGAAGCCTACCGGCGTGGGGCCCGGTTCCCCCAGCACCCGGCGTCCCGAACCTGACATAAAGGCAAAAATCGGATAAACGCATTTTCAGGAACGGGCCGCCGGGAACTATGCCATAAAGCGGACAGAGGGATTTTCGGACGCACGGAAACTATTAAAGCCCGTACTCCTTGACAATACGTTCGTGCCGTTCGACCTCGATTCCGACCTCGCGGGCGAGGTCGAGCCAGGCGAGCGGGTGCGTCCACCGCTCGGTGGCGTCGTCGAGCAGCGCGTCGACCTCGCGCGGGGTGACGTTCGGCGGCACCGCGACCCAGCCGTACACGCCGGGCAGCCGCTCCCCCGTGCCGGGGTGCGTGACGGTGTAGTCGTCGTCGCTGTACACCCAGATCGCCCAGCCGCGCTCGTCGAGCACCTGGTTGAACTCGACCCACTCCTGCTCGCTCGGGGCGGCGCCGTCGAAGAACCAGCTCGTGTACCCGGCCGAGCGCAGCATCGCGACCGCGGCGAACGGGATGATGAACCGCTCCCGCTCCTGCTCGTCCTCCGGCACCGGCTCCAGCGGCGTCGGGTCGATCACCACGATGTCGTTGACGTTGTAGTCGACGCCCCGCGGCTGCGCGACGAGCAGGCGCGCGGTCGCCGGGCCGGTGCGCAGCGCGAGCACCTCGCGGCGGCTGCCGTCGGGGGCGGGCAGCACCGCCCGGATGAGGTGCCACTCCTCCTCGATCGGCCCCTCGGTGCTCTGCAGCGGCATGCCGAGCTTGGCGGCGCCCGTCCGCACGGTCGCCCAGTCCTCGGCGATCGTCGCCATGACGATCATGCGCCAGACGTCCTCGTCCTCGATCTCCGGCGAGTCGAGCACGTCCTTGATGATCCCCGCGGCCTTGGCGTTGTCGCCGAGCTGCTGCACCGCGCCCGCCCACAGCCTGCGGGCGTCCATGCCGATGCCGGCCTCGACCGCGGCCTCGGCCTCCCGCGCCGTCTCCTCCCAGCGCTCGCGCCGCCGGTGCAGCCGGGCGCGGGCGAGGTGGGCCGGGCCGGCCGGGAGCCGCTCGGCGAGTCGCTCCACCTTCTCGTCCTGCCCGGCGTCGAGCAGCAGGCTGGTGAGGTAGCCGATGTCCTCGGCGTCCGCGGTCGCGGGGTCGCCGTTCTCGACGATCATCCGCCAGTAGATGTCCGCGCCCACCGCCGGGTAGCCGAGGAAGCCGAGCGTGGTGGTGTGGCGGCGGGTCGCCGCGAGGTCCTCGCCGGACAGCGGCCACAGCCACTCCACCCAGCGCTCCGGGTCGGCGGTGATGCCGTCCGCCGCGTCGAACGCCCCCACCAGCTCGTTGCGGGGCGCGGGCGCCTTCGGCGGGGTCGCCTGCTCGGCCCGCTGCCGCAGCACCTCGACCTCCTCGGCGAGGGACTCCGCCTTCTCCAGGCGGCGCAGGCCCTCGGCGGCGTCCTCGACGAGCAGGCGGGCCTGCCACACGCCCTGCCGGCCGATGGCGAGCGCGGCGGCCGCGACCAGCACCTCCACCCGGGCGCGGTGGCCGCCCATGGTGGCGAAGTAGT is a window from the Thermopolyspora flexuosa genome containing:
- the betA gene encoding choline dehydrogenase — encoded protein: MSRGMYDFVIVGAGSAGSALAARLTENPEVRVLVLEAGRPDYRWDVFIHMPAALMFPIGSRFYDWRYETEPEPYMHGRRIYHARGKVLGGSSSINGMIFQRGNPLDYQKWAADAGMETWDFAHCLPYFKKMENCTGPVSERDAPFRGHGGPLVLERGPARGPLFEAFFAAVQQAGYELTDDVNGYRQEGFSTFDRNIRHGRRWSAARAYLYPAKRRPNLEVRTRAFVSRIVFDGNRAVGVECGREVIRAGEVILCAGAIASPQLLQLSGVGDARDLKDLNIPIVQHLPGVGQNLQDHLEVYVQHACTQPVSMAPHLAMWRRPFVGARWLFGRSGPGSTNHFEAGGFIRSNDDVLYPNIMFHFLPIAVRYDGTRPAEGHGYQVHVGPMYSDARGWVKIRSADPRVKPALRFNYLSTEQDRREWVEAIRHTRHIMSQPAFAELDGGELSPGPEVETDEEILDWVARDAETALHPSCTCRMGVDDMSVLDPRSMKVHGVEGLRVVDASAIPYITNGNIYAPTMMIAEKAADLILGNTPLPPEYVEFYRHDPSKKRDDG
- a CDS encoding tetratricopeptide repeat protein, whose protein sequence is MDVDIWAWVGDTQRQLYEAGNAGLALALGDLPAQALEGRYAQLDVMAPAVAQQAGVAGQPWLEFFARYWHLIGRIGDRAQGEVALEDARALVEFARRDEVRDCPAAPAAVEALAIALANTDGPRYAAERLAVLGTALDGMGPDSPAYTGLTTQYILALLDAGTAQEAVAYSRSVTERLRAAEKAASWELAAAGVRALLAVGAAEDALALLDEATAFKPDDPVAKERRERLLRARVLTALNRLDEAVEALPDLDVIDGHPRDWVEWAQVVDRLGFHGKITNSWQLGRVLRQWADYFATMGGHRARVEVLVAAAALAIGRQGVWQARLLVEDAAEGLRRLEKAESLAEEVEVLRQRAEQATPPKAPAPRNELVGAFDAADGITADPERWVEWLWPLSGEDLAATRRHTTTLGFLGYPAVGADIYWRMIVENGDPATADAEDIGYLTSLLLDAGQDEKVERLAERLPAGPAHLARARLHRRRERWEETAREAEAAVEAGIGMDARRLWAGAVQQLGDNAKAAGIIKDVLDSPEIEDEDVWRMIVMATIAEDWATVRTGAAKLGMPLQSTEGPIEEEWHLIRAVLPAPDGSRREVLALRTGPATARLLVAQPRGVDYNVNDIVVIDPTPLEPVPEDEQERERFIIPFAAVAMLRSAGYTSWFFDGAAPSEQEWVEFNQVLDERGWAIWVYSDDDYTVTHPGTGERLPGVYGWVAVPPNVTPREVDALLDDATERWTHPLAWLDLAREVGIEVERHERIVKEYGL
- a CDS encoding GNAT family N-acetyltransferase; translated protein: MAEPLRGALVTLRPTEPGDLPELVRIRATPEVAARWGTASDMAAQVADEISDPGTETLVIEYAGRVVGAIQWWEQTEPTYRHAGIDIYLDPAVHGRGLGTDAVRTLARHLIHDRGHHRLAIDPAADNHAAIRCYTKVGFRPVGIMRRYERGPDGTWHDGLLMDLLAEELVD
- a CDS encoding phosphomannose isomerase type II C-terminal cupin domain, translating into MLEIDRLGAVVRDERPWGAFERFTLNEPSTVKIITVRPGQKLSLQRHEHRDELWVALDPGLVFEIDGEVTRPDVGDRVLIRARQLHRLSCEGEAPARILEIAFGHFDEEDIERLEDAYGRA
- a CDS encoding ABC transporter permease, with the protein product MTSPAPVVSPPPVTAKAPAAQPARRVRVPGWVPWAGGVTLAVVLYLLFAGEAVLPHDEDARAFAILRDARDWVDANRNSSPIFLFFINYIRLFIDVLVTALQTGLHAMGWPGLIVAAGALGWALGGPRLALLALAGFASFGVLGVWEMAVDTLALVLAAVLLSLLIGLPLGVWAGYSERVRRFLTPILDVMQIMPTFAYLAPMTLFFLIGAPSATVATMIYSIPPAIRIAALGIRQVSPAAIEASRSIGATWWQTLIKVRLPMARSTILLAVNQTIMMAISMVVITALIDAPGLGEKIISALSRTNTGALFDGGIAIVIMAVVLDRLTRVRGTGSGGGGAAPRWRGRIPGRVRWAVAGVAAVAGVAVSRALPEAFPAQWQYPLAPHVNAATLWIETNWYAATNWIKDTVSDYLLNPLQTVLTTSPWWLLAGAVFALALKVSGMRAALTATGCLLATAVLGLWQHSMETLTMVLVATVLTVVFGLALGIASARHDRFSTLLRPVLDAAQTMPSFVYLLPALALFSPSRFTAIAASVIYAVPPVARLIEDGLRAVPATVVEAATSAGSTPRQLLWKVQLPMAKRALLLAVNQGIIMVLAVVVVGGLVGAGALGYDVVAGFSQYEDFGKGFAAGIAIVLLGVMLDRITQGSGAERRKKRVAA
- a CDS encoding quaternary amine ABC transporter ATP-binding protein; protein product: MPEQTAAIEVRSLWKIFGPKADRIVGTPDAQLEPAELRARTGCTAAVRDVSFSVAPGEVFVVMGLSGSGKSTLVRCLTRLIEPTAGEIRIDGEDVRAASPSRLRELRRHRVSMVFQHFGLLPHRKVIDNVAYGLEIQGVGKAVRHRRAAEMLELVGLAGHADSYPDQLSGGMQQRVGLARALAVDPAVLLFDEPFSALDPLIRRDMQAEVMRLHREVGKTMVFITHDLAEALKLGERIAIMRAGKIVQIGTPEELVAAPADDYVADFVRDVPRDGVLSLRWICRKPEAGEPLDGPPLPVDTLIRDAVPAVLASARPIRVVSGDEVVGVVDRVDILQALARNGTNGVRGPVAGKVGGGAS